One Gemella haemolysans ATCC 10379 DNA segment encodes these proteins:
- the guaD gene encoding guanine deaminase, with translation MKTKKIIRASFFHSPKYGEIEFQKHAVLLVSDDGIISEIIRKEDENYQQILSQHSQKSNFIDFKDKVLLPGFIDLHIHAPQWPQAGLALDDELSHWLNNFTFPLESKYADINYAREVYTDLVKTLLTNGTTSAMYFGTIHNEATLELARICANLGQRSFVGKVVMDDETMNPDFYRDNSTKEAIENTEKFINDVQKLSKDVPQGIYPVITPRFVPSCTDNALLELGKLAKKYNCYIQSHCSESDWEHDFVLERFGKRDTEVLNQFGLLTDKSIMAHGNFINSEDADIFKKNKSSVCHCPISNSYFANAVLPVNKLKKQGLNICLGTDISGGFSPSLYDNIKHTVMTSRMLNDGVDNRLEASCRGNHDSKVSVFEAFYLATTGGGEALKLPLGIFKEGYICDFQVIDINTPTNKLPNYLDNEEHKHLLQKILYLSTSENIREVWVQGKQILKKD, from the coding sequence ATGAAAACCAAAAAAATTATTAGAGCATCTTTTTTTCATAGTCCAAAGTATGGCGAAATTGAATTTCAAAAACATGCTGTACTTTTAGTTTCTGATGATGGAATTATATCTGAAATTATTAGAAAAGAGGATGAAAATTATCAACAAATATTAAGTCAGCATTCACAAAAGAGTAACTTTATTGATTTTAAAGATAAAGTACTTTTGCCCGGTTTTATCGATTTACACATCCATGCTCCACAATGGCCACAAGCTGGACTTGCCTTGGATGACGAATTAAGCCACTGGCTAAATAATTTCACCTTCCCTTTAGAATCAAAATATGCAGATATCAACTACGCTCGAGAAGTCTATACTGATCTAGTAAAAACTTTATTAACAAATGGTACGACGTCTGCAATGTACTTTGGAACTATCCATAATGAAGCTACACTCGAATTAGCGAGAATTTGTGCTAATTTAGGACAAAGATCTTTTGTCGGTAAAGTTGTTATGGATGATGAAACTATGAATCCTGATTTTTACCGAGATAATAGTACAAAAGAAGCTATTGAAAATACTGAGAAGTTTATTAATGATGTACAGAAGCTTTCAAAAGATGTACCTCAAGGTATCTATCCAGTTATTACTCCTCGTTTTGTTCCAAGTTGTACAGACAATGCTCTTTTAGAGTTAGGAAAATTAGCAAAGAAATATAACTGCTATATACAAAGTCATTGTAGCGAAAGTGACTGGGAGCATGATTTTGTTCTTGAACGATTTGGAAAAAGAGATACTGAAGTCCTAAATCAATTCGGATTATTAACAGATAAATCGATAATGGCTCATGGCAATTTTATAAATTCTGAAGATGCTGATATCTTTAAAAAGAATAAATCTTCAGTTTGCCACTGTCCTATTTCTAATTCATATTTTGCTAATGCAGTTTTACCTGTTAACAAACTCAAAAAACAAGGTTTAAATATTTGTCTAGGTACCGATATCTCAGGAGGGTTCTCCCCTAGCCTATATGACAATATAAAACATACCGTCATGACTAGTAGGATGTTAAATGACGGAGTTGATAATAGACTGGAAGCTAGTTGCCGTGGTAATCATGATTCAAAAGTGAGTGTATTTGAAGCATTTTACCTTGCAACAACTGGTGGTGGTGAAGCTTTAAAATTACCACTTGGGATTTTTAAAGAAGGTTATATTTGTGATTTCCAAGTTATTGATATTAATACACCCACAAATAAACTTCCAAATTATTTAGATAATGAAGAACACAAACATCTTCTTCAAAAAATATTATACCTTTCTACTTCAGAAAATATTCGTGAAGTCTGGGTTCAAGGTAAACAAATACTAAAAAAAGATTAA
- the glyA gene encoding serine hydroxymethyltransferase, translated as MDKIFELIEKEQHRQDTNIELIASENFVSKDILKATGSILTNKYAEGYPGKRYYDGCEVIDEIESLAIDRLKELYDAKFANVQAHSGSSANIAVYLSLLTPGDTVLGMSMDAGGHLTHGSKVNFSGKLFNAVSYGVTKDTHLIDYDEVLRIAKEHKPKMIIAGSSAYSRVIDFARFREIADEVGAYLMVDMAHIAGLVAAGLHPNPVPYADVVTSTTHKTLRGPRGGIILTNNEEIAIKINKMIFPGAQGGPLEHVVAAKAICFAEALKPEFKVYQQQVIKNMQTMVEAFKANNIPVVSNGSDNHLCLIDTYSTYNVTGHEASDLLSKARITCNKNGIPFDTLPPMKTSGLRLGAAAMTSKGYVEEDFVEITNIICDLLKQGENYLEKAQERVATLVAKERKEFR; from the coding sequence ATGGATAAAATTTTTGAACTTATTGAAAAAGAACAACATAGACAAGACACAAACATTGAACTTATTGCAAGTGAAAACTTTGTTTCTAAAGATATTCTAAAAGCCACAGGAAGTATTTTAACAAATAAATATGCTGAAGGATATCCTGGAAAAAGATACTATGATGGTTGTGAAGTAATTGACGAAATAGAATCTCTTGCAATAGATAGATTAAAAGAACTTTATGATGCAAAATTTGCAAACGTGCAAGCACACTCAGGATCAAGTGCAAACATCGCAGTTTACTTATCTTTATTAACACCTGGTGACACTGTTTTAGGGATGAGTATGGATGCTGGTGGACACCTAACTCACGGTAGCAAAGTTAACTTCTCAGGGAAACTATTTAATGCTGTTTCTTATGGAGTGACAAAAGATACGCATCTTATTGATTACGATGAAGTTCTTCGTATTGCTAAAGAACATAAACCAAAAATGATTATTGCTGGATCAAGTGCATACTCTCGTGTAATTGATTTTGCTAGATTTAGAGAAATTGCTGATGAAGTAGGTGCTTACCTAATGGTTGATATGGCTCATATCGCAGGTCTTGTAGCTGCTGGCTTACATCCAAACCCAGTACCTTATGCTGATGTAGTCACATCTACTACACATAAAACTTTAAGAGGTCCACGTGGTGGTATTATCCTTACTAACAATGAGGAAATCGCAATTAAAATTAATAAAATGATTTTCCCTGGTGCACAAGGTGGGCCATTAGAACACGTTGTTGCAGCAAAAGCAATTTGTTTTGCTGAAGCACTTAAACCAGAGTTTAAAGTATATCAACAACAAGTAATAAAAAATATGCAAACAATGGTAGAAGCATTTAAAGCTAACAATATTCCTGTGGTTTCAAATGGTAGTGATAATCACCTATGTCTTATAGACACGTATTCTACTTACAATGTTACTGGACATGAAGCTAGTGACCTATTAAGTAAAGCTAGAATCACATGTAATAAGAATGGTATCCCATTCGATACATTACCACCAATGAAAACTAGTGGATTACGTCTAGGAGCCGCTGCTATGACTTCTAAAGGTTATGTGGAAGAAGACTTTGTAGAAATTACAAATATCATTTGTGATTTATTAAAACAAGGTGAAAACTATCTAGAAAAAGCTCAAGAAAGAGTAGCCACTTTAGTAGCAAAAGAAAGAAAAGAATTTAGATAG
- a CDS encoding ribose-phosphate diphosphokinase has protein sequence MLVDKPLKLFSLNANIPLAQQVAKSLGVELSKCSVKKFSDGEVSINIEESVRGCEVFVIQSTSGPVNDNLMTLLIMIDALKRASVDTINVVIPYYGYARQDRKARSREPITAKLVANLLEVAGANRIIALDLHALQIQGFFDIPVDHLMCVPIIAKYFKEKLPDMEEVVVVSPDHGGVTRARKLADALNTPIAIIDKRRPKPNVAEVMNIVGNIEGKTCILIDDIIDTAGTITLGAQALKDRGAKEVYAGCSHAVLSGQALDRIENSPIKELVYANTIDIPEEKKLDKMVPLCVGDLIAKAIYKIHNNEPVSVLFE, from the coding sequence ATGCTTGTAGATAAACCATTAAAGCTGTTTTCATTAAATGCTAATATTCCATTAGCACAACAAGTAGCGAAGTCACTAGGAGTAGAGTTAAGTAAATGTAGTGTGAAAAAATTCAGTGACGGAGAGGTTTCAATTAATATAGAGGAAAGTGTACGTGGATGTGAAGTATTCGTAATTCAATCAACTAGTGGACCTGTAAATGATAATTTAATGACTTTATTAATTATGATAGACGCACTTAAACGTGCATCAGTGGACACTATTAACGTTGTGATTCCTTATTACGGATATGCACGTCAAGATAGAAAAGCAAGAAGTCGTGAACCAATTACTGCTAAACTAGTAGCTAACTTATTAGAAGTAGCAGGAGCGAACCGTATAATCGCATTAGATCTTCATGCACTTCAAATTCAAGGTTTCTTTGATATTCCAGTTGATCATCTTATGTGTGTACCAATTATTGCGAAATATTTCAAAGAAAAACTTCCAGATATGGAAGAAGTGGTTGTTGTATCACCAGACCACGGTGGTGTAACACGTGCTAGAAAATTAGCAGATGCATTAAATACACCAATCGCAATTATCGATAAGAGAAGACCAAAACCGAATGTTGCTGAAGTTATGAATATTGTAGGTAACATTGAAGGAAAAACATGTATCCTTATAGATGATATTATCGATACGGCAGGAACTATTACTTTAGGAGCTCAAGCACTTAAAGATAGAGGAGCAAAAGAAGTTTATGCAGGTTGCTCACATGCTGTATTAAGTGGACAAGCATTAGATAGAATTGAAAATTCTCCAATTAAAGAATTAGTATATGCTAACACAATAGATATACCAGAAGAGAAAAAATTAGATAAAATGGTACCGTTATGTGTTGGGGATTTAATAGCTAAAGCTATTTACAAAATACACAATAACGAGCCTGTAAGTGTTCTTTTTGAATAA
- the pth gene encoding aminoacyl-tRNA hydrolase, which translates to MKLIVGLGNPGKQYENTRHNIGFMVLDELAKSWNVSFDKTKFNSEYAMTYHNGIKYLLIKPTTYMNLSGEAVGKFYDYFEIDIEDILIIYDDLDTKTANFKLKAKGSSGGHNGIKSIISHLGTEKFNRLKIGIDRPTPPMKVVDYVLGRFSKDEMVEIEKIYSKSINCIEDFSKMNFVDLMNKYN; encoded by the coding sequence ATGAAATTAATAGTTGGATTAGGAAATCCAGGAAAACAATATGAAAATACAAGGCATAATATTGGTTTTATGGTTCTAGATGAACTAGCGAAATCTTGGAATGTAAGTTTTGATAAAACAAAGTTCAATTCAGAATATGCTATGACGTATCACAATGGAATTAAATATTTATTAATTAAACCTACAACATATATGAATTTATCTGGAGAAGCAGTAGGGAAGTTTTATGATTATTTTGAAATTGATATAGAAGATATTTTGATAATCTATGATGACTTAGATACAAAAACTGCAAACTTTAAACTTAAAGCTAAAGGAAGTAGCGGTGGACATAATGGTATTAAGAGTATAATAAGTCACCTTGGAACAGAAAAATTTAATCGATTAAAAATTGGTATTGATAGACCAACTCCACCTATGAAGGTAGTTGATTATGTATTAGGAAGATTTTCAAAAGATGAAATGGTTGAAATTGAAAAGATTTATTCGAAGAGTATAAACTGTATTGAAGATTTTTCTAAAATGAATTTTGTAGATTTGATGAATAAATATAATTAG
- the mfd gene encoding transcription-repair coupling factor yields the protein MIKDSLLEIVDLKFEKKHKNIGIYGQNLTTRALEIYNEYKQSDKTVVVVSQSKAEAEELFAILSDFEGETYIYPEIDILKRHTSKSNDLVQNSIKVLENLVHNIQSIIIIPIEAIYRTVKNPSDFKNNSFEINEDTVISFDELQRKLVNMGYRRVESVDVVGEFSKRGSIVDIFSPLSEKPIRLDFFDDELDSMRIFDEITQRSLDRIDSAVIYPTSDFFLTSEEKDIVVERVLAKLDDKKIQKDENYQEISTYLKEKVEIYRATGDFSDLESFSNLIYENTYSIADYLNDDTIVFYDNYHKILEKIEGLREYFLTSLQEMNRSYIYQDVIDNIAFEKIQNLDIRKYYLSTLKLNDKIIEKNYNLDIIDLAYYSSEEYLAKEIREKITDNYKVIISLNTQKQKDYVEKVLFDNYFYDDIYYGVKEGKIFIDLNKYHLKGLEDRKNKIFLLTPRELFTEEERKKRRVKFKYTNSEKIRNYQELNIGDYIVHVSHGIGLYEGIENVEVGGVFKDFLKIVYDGGDIIYVDINNMNYIQKYTASTDNRKPALNKLGTKNWQKTKSRVRKEIEDISEDLIKLYIKRELSSGYAYSIDGSLQAEFEADFSFTPTEDQVKATEEIKRDMEKERPMDRLLCGDVGFGKTEVAMRVAFKAVTDNKQVAVLVPTTLLAEQHYDNFVNRFANFPINIEVVSRFKSAKDITEICKKLEEGKIDIIVGTHKLLNDKFKYKDLGLLIIDEEQRFGVKHKEKIKHLKNTVDVLTLSATPIPRTLHMSLIGIRDLSVIETPPRERQPIQTFVTAQNKMVIKEAVMNEVNRGGQVFYVYNRVETIDEKYLELKRLLPDINIAYAHGRMSQRELENIMTDVIDRKYDMLISTTIIETGIDISNVNTLIVEDADRFGLSQLYQLRGRVGRSSREAYAYLMYEPFKSLTENSEKRLSAIKNFTSLGSGFKIAMQDLSIRGAGDVLGGRQHGFIDSVGYTLYSQMLEQEIQAKKGILEPLLEQDRTQDVSYYENIIKEAAPSIKKDIFEVETDDLEIKLNVDAFIPKEYISSDADKIDFYKRLNNVVSDEEIESIVEDLIDRFSDFGEEVNNLIDICYLKVMAKNTMVTSIKELANKVVITFNKEIMNNLKGKELFTALTPHKDTRIIAKDGFFLEIDKKERYSIRRIREMLTLVNSNLEDTYE from the coding sequence ATGATAAAAGATAGTCTGTTAGAAATAGTTGATTTAAAATTTGAAAAAAAACATAAAAATATAGGAATTTACGGACAAAATTTAACAACACGTGCTTTAGAGATATATAATGAGTATAAACAAAGTGATAAGACTGTTGTGGTGGTATCGCAAAGTAAAGCTGAGGCTGAAGAGTTATTTGCAATTTTAAGTGATTTTGAAGGAGAAACATATATTTATCCAGAAATCGATATACTAAAACGACATACATCTAAAAGTAATGATCTAGTCCAAAATTCGATAAAAGTACTTGAAAACTTAGTTCATAATATACAAAGCATAATTATTATTCCAATAGAAGCTATATATAGAACGGTAAAAAATCCTAGTGATTTCAAAAATAACAGTTTTGAAATTAATGAGGACACTGTTATAAGTTTTGATGAATTACAAAGAAAACTTGTAAATATGGGATATCGACGAGTTGAAAGTGTTGATGTAGTTGGAGAATTTTCTAAAAGAGGTAGTATAGTTGATATTTTTAGTCCTCTAAGTGAAAAGCCGATACGATTAGATTTCTTTGATGACGAGCTTGATAGTATGAGGATTTTTGATGAAATTACTCAACGATCTCTAGATAGAATTGATAGTGCAGTTATTTATCCGACAAGTGATTTTTTCCTTACTTCTGAAGAAAAAGATATAGTTGTAGAAAGAGTACTTGCTAAGTTGGATGATAAAAAGATACAAAAAGATGAGAATTATCAAGAGATTAGCACTTATCTTAAGGAAAAAGTAGAAATCTATAGAGCAACAGGAGATTTCAGTGACTTAGAGAGTTTCTCGAATTTAATTTATGAAAATACATATAGTATTGCTGATTATTTAAACGATGATACTATAGTCTTCTATGATAATTATCATAAAATATTAGAAAAAATAGAAGGATTAAGAGAGTATTTTTTAACAAGTTTGCAGGAAATGAATAGAAGTTATATTTATCAAGATGTAATAGATAATATAGCATTTGAAAAGATTCAAAATTTAGATATTAGAAAATACTACTTATCTACTTTAAAGCTAAATGATAAGATTATAGAGAAAAACTATAACTTAGATATAATCGATTTAGCTTATTATTCAAGTGAAGAGTATTTAGCTAAAGAAATTAGAGAGAAGATTACAGACAATTACAAAGTAATTATCTCATTAAACACACAGAAACAAAAAGATTATGTTGAAAAAGTGTTATTTGATAATTATTTTTATGACGATATTTATTACGGTGTTAAAGAAGGGAAAATTTTTATTGATTTAAATAAATATCACCTTAAGGGATTAGAGGATAGAAAAAATAAAATATTCTTATTAACGCCACGTGAACTATTTACAGAAGAAGAAAGAAAAAAACGACGTGTAAAATTTAAGTATACAAATTCAGAAAAAATAAGAAACTATCAAGAACTGAATATTGGGGATTATATTGTTCATGTTAGTCACGGAATTGGCTTATATGAAGGTATTGAGAATGTAGAAGTAGGGGGAGTATTTAAAGACTTCTTAAAAATTGTTTATGATGGTGGAGATATTATTTATGTAGATATAAATAATATGAACTATATTCAGAAATATACCGCTTCTACTGATAACAGAAAACCCGCATTAAATAAACTTGGTACCAAAAATTGGCAGAAGACTAAGAGCAGAGTTCGTAAAGAAATCGAGGATATATCTGAAGATCTTATTAAGTTATATATTAAGCGTGAATTGAGTTCAGGTTATGCGTACAGTATTGATGGAAGCTTGCAAGCTGAATTTGAAGCAGATTTTTCATTTACTCCTACTGAAGATCAGGTAAAAGCTACTGAAGAGATTAAGAGAGATATGGAAAAAGAACGTCCGATGGATAGATTGTTATGTGGGGATGTTGGATTTGGTAAGACGGAAGTAGCGATGAGGGTTGCATTTAAGGCTGTTACAGATAATAAACAAGTAGCTGTTTTAGTACCAACAACACTACTTGCTGAACAACACTATGATAACTTTGTAAATAGATTTGCGAATTTCCCTATTAATATAGAGGTAGTAAGTAGATTTAAATCTGCAAAAGATATTACTGAGATTTGTAAAAAGCTAGAAGAAGGTAAAATAGATATCATCGTTGGAACGCATAAACTATTAAACGATAAGTTTAAATATAAAGATTTAGGTTTATTGATAATAGATGAAGAGCAACGTTTTGGAGTTAAACACAAAGAAAAAATCAAACATCTTAAAAATACTGTTGATGTATTAACTCTTAGTGCTACACCAATTCCAAGAACACTTCATATGAGTTTAATTGGAATTAGGGATTTATCTGTAATAGAGACACCACCAAGAGAACGTCAACCTATCCAGACATTCGTAACAGCTCAGAATAAAATGGTTATTAAAGAAGCGGTTATGAATGAGGTTAATCGTGGAGGACAAGTTTTCTATGTTTATAATAGAGTAGAGACAATCGATGAGAAGTATTTAGAGCTAAAAAGATTATTACCTGATATTAATATAGCGTATGCACATGGTCGTATGAGTCAAAGAGAGCTTGAGAATATTATGACTGATGTTATAGATAGAAAATATGATATGTTAATTTCTACTACTATTATAGAAACTGGTATTGATATTTCAAATGTAAATACATTAATAGTAGAGGATGCTGATCGTTTTGGACTAAGTCAGTTGTATCAACTTCGTGGACGAGTTGGTCGAAGTAGCAGAGAAGCATATGCTTACTTGATGTATGAACCGTTTAAGTCGCTAACTGAAAACTCAGAGAAAAGATTATCAGCAATTAAGAACTTTACATCTCTTGGGAGTGGGTTTAAGATTGCCATGCAGGATTTATCAATTCGAGGAGCAGGGGATGTCTTGGGTGGAAGACAACATGGATTTATCGACTCAGTAGGTTATACGTTGTATTCTCAAATGTTAGAACAAGAAATCCAAGCTAAAAAAGGTATTTTAGAACCGCTATTAGAGCAGGATAGAACTCAAGACGTAAGTTACTATGAAAATATTATTAAAGAAGCAGCACCTTCAATTAAAAAGGATATTTTTGAAGTTGAGACTGATGATCTTGAAATTAAACTTAATGTAGATGCCTTTATTCCAAAAGAGTATATCTCTAGTGATGCAGATAAAATAGATTTCTATAAGAGATTGAACAATGTTGTTAGTGATGAAGAAATAGAAAGTATTGTTGAAGATTTAATTGATAGATTCTCTGATTTTGGAGAAGAAGTAAATAATCTAATAGATATTTGTTATTTAAAAGTTATGGCGAAAAATACTATGGTTACTAGTATAAAAGAATTAGCTAATAAAGTTGTTATAACATTCAATAAAGAAATTATGAATAATCTAAAAGGAAAAGAATTATTTACTGCATTAACTCCTCATAAAGATACACGCATTATAGCAAAGGATGGATTTTTCTTAGAAATTGATAAAAAAGAAAGATATAGCATTAGACGAATTAGAGAAATGCTTACTTTAGTAAATAGTAATTTGGAGGATACGTATGAATAA
- a CDS encoding DNA-3-methyladenine glycosylase I, which yields MNKHRCPWAKDPLEIEYHDNEWGRETHEDQTLFEYLVLEGMQAGLSWSLVLKKRENFKRVFNNFDYNICANYTDEYLESLREDESIIRNKLKIYSVRKNALAFIKIQKEFGSFDKYIWSFTDYKKINNKLTSYKNAPSESELSIKISKDLKKKGFNFVGGTIIYSYLQAIGMINDHEKGCFCYEECC from the coding sequence ATGAATAAACATAGATGCCCGTGGGCAAAGGATCCCTTAGAAATTGAATATCATGATAATGAGTGGGGAAGAGAAACTCATGAGGATCAAACGTTATTCGAGTACTTAGTATTAGAAGGTATGCAAGCTGGGTTAAGTTGGTCACTAGTATTAAAAAAACGCGAGAATTTCAAACGAGTTTTTAATAATTTTGATTATAATATTTGTGCAAATTATACAGATGAATATTTAGAATCATTAAGAGAAGATGAAAGTATCATAAGAAATAAATTGAAAATCTATTCAGTTAGAAAAAATGCTCTTGCATTTATCAAAATACAAAAAGAGTTTGGAAGTTTTGATAAATATATTTGGAGTTTTACAGACTATAAAAAAATTAATAATAAATTAACAAGCTATAAAAATGCACCAAGTGAATCTGAGCTTTCTATAAAAATTAGTAAAGATTTGAAAAAAAAAGGATTTAATTTTGTAGGTGGTACTATTATCTATAGCTATTTACAAGCGATTGGAATGATAAATGATCATGAAAAAGGATGTTTTTGTTATGAAGAATGCTGTTAG
- a CDS encoding GrpB family protein, producing MDKRIVKIEEIKDNEVFVSIFLEEIKKIQEIPKMPKCEFLHIGATSTTQVLGEKIVDILVVVENLHEITTFDEKRLNNIGYHRIAHNGIKGVIKYARITDYLTMSYDVVLNVVQRDTEVHKDFTKARAVFSNDTLKDDYNSFKNMNKELSFKDYLAQKLIFINEILKRIETND from the coding sequence ATGGATAAGAGAATTGTTAAAATTGAAGAAATAAAAGACAATGAGGTCTTTGTAAGCATATTTTTAGAAGAAATAAAAAAAATACAAGAAATCCCAAAAATGCCGAAATGTGAGTTTTTACATATTGGAGCCACTAGTACTACACAGGTGTTGGGAGAAAAAATTGTAGATATTCTTGTTGTTGTTGAGAATTTACATGAAATAACAACATTTGATGAAAAAAGATTAAACAATATAGGATATCACAGAATTGCTCATAATGGAATAAAAGGGGTAATTAAGTACGCAAGAATAACTGATTATTTAACAATGAGTTACGATGTAGTCCTAAATGTTGTTCAACGTGATACAGAAGTACACAAAGATTTTACAAAAGCTAGAGCAGTTTTTAGTAATGATACGCTAAAAGATGACTATAATTCATTCAAAAATATGAACAAAGAACTTTCATTTAAAGATTATTTAGCACAAAAATTAATATTTATAAATGAAATTTTAAAAAGGATTGAAACTAATGATTAA
- the murB gene encoding UDP-N-acetylmuramate dehydrogenase gives MIKIKNIKDILQSSEVLYNEPLRNYSFTKTGGNAEILVKINNEKDLQNVIAYSNENNIELTILGNGSNVLISDNGIQGIVALTSDMNDIELLEGDVISCYAGLTLKELTDFCIENSLTNLEFSCGIPGSVGGAIFMNAGAYGGEMKEVVQKVEVFTKNGEKKIYTNEQMEFSYRHSIIQETKEIISKVYFQMKKGNKEEIVSKVEELNKMRSDKQPLEYPSCGSVFKRPEGYFAGKLIQDAGLQGLTVGGAQVSKKHAGFMVNINSATCEDYKNLIKEVQKKVLEDSGVELECEVKILGE, from the coding sequence ATGATTAAAATAAAAAATATTAAAGATATTCTTCAAAGCAGTGAAGTATTATATAACGAACCTTTAAGAAATTATAGTTTTACAAAAACAGGTGGTAATGCTGAGATTTTAGTGAAAATAAATAACGAAAAAGATTTACAAAATGTAATAGCATATAGTAATGAAAATAATATTGAATTGACTATACTAGGCAATGGTTCGAATGTATTAATTTCTGATAATGGAATTCAAGGAATAGTAGCTTTAACTAGTGATATGAATGATATAGAGTTACTAGAAGGTGATGTTATTTCTTGTTATGCCGGGTTAACATTAAAAGAACTTACTGATTTTTGTATTGAAAATAGCCTAACTAACCTTGAATTCTCATGTGGAATTCCAGGTAGTGTTGGTGGTGCAATCTTCATGAATGCTGGAGCATACGGTGGTGAAATGAAAGAAGTAGTTCAAAAGGTTGAAGTTTTCACTAAAAACGGTGAAAAGAAAATATATACTAATGAACAAATGGAATTTTCATATAGACACTCTATAATTCAAGAAACTAAGGAAATTATTTCTAAAGTTTATTTTCAAATGAAAAAAGGAAACAAAGAAGAAATTGTCTCTAAAGTAGAAGAATTGAATAAAATGCGTTCTGATAAACAACCTTTAGAATACCCTTCATGTGGTTCTGTATTTAAACGACCAGAAGGATACTTCGCAGGAAAATTAATCCAAGATGCTGGACTACAAGGATTAACTGTTGGTGGAGCGCAAGTTTCAAAAAAACATGCAGGATTTATGGTTAATATAAATTCAGCAACTTGTGAAGACTATAAAAACTTAATTAAAGAAGTTCAGAAAAAAGTTTTAGAAGATTCAGGTGTTGAACTTGAGTGTGAAGTTAAAATATTAGGTGAATAA